A portion of the Acidisarcina polymorpha genome contains these proteins:
- a CDS encoding HNH endonuclease encodes MRADERHFAGLRDRVLARDRHTCQGCQATSISTVLAVHHRQPGVSSLELLVTLCPACHALVERTQVLFRDVPELLRRLWRELHPAARGPSLCNGPPLATL; translated from the coding sequence GTGCGGGCCGATGAAAGACACTTTGCCGGACTACGCGATCGGGTGCTCGCCCGGGACCGTCATACCTGCCAGGGCTGCCAGGCGACGTCGATCTCGACCGTCCTCGCCGTCCATCATCGCCAGCCGGGGGTCTCCTCACTTGAACTTCTGGTCACCCTCTGTCCGGCCTGCCATGCCTTAGTCGAACGCACCCAAGTGCTCTTTCGCGATGTGCCCGAACTTCTCCGGCGCCTCTGGCGGGAGCTCCATCCGGCGGCGAGGGGCCCGAGCTTATGTAATGGTCCGCCGCTCGCTACACTCTGA
- a CDS encoding DUF4411 family protein yields the protein MFQELDDAVQIEAAQVLAQLPRLVGERKLRTSADPFVIALARVEGLQLVTDEKPTGSMSRPNIPDVCNELGMTAIGVLDLIRREKWMVG from the coding sequence ATGTTCCAGGAACTCGATGACGCCGTGCAGATCGAGGCGGCGCAGGTCCTCGCCCAATTGCCGCGCCTGGTCGGCGAACGCAAGCTGCGCACCTCGGCCGATCCGTTCGTCATCGCTCTGGCGCGGGTCGAGGGCCTTCAGCTGGTGACGGATGAAAAGCCGACCGGCTCGATGTCGAGGCCGAATATCCCGGACGTGTGTAACGAGCTGGGCATGACCGCGATCGGCGTCCTCGATCTCATCCGCCGGGAAAAATGGATGGTCGGCTAG